In Halovivax gelatinilyticus, the following are encoded in one genomic region:
- a CDS encoding flippase — MSLATDLGTRFKAELTSQSVSTISGALLIYGLARLLEPNDYGLLFLAISAFSIASIFSKLGLSKSAARYITDYRERNPGQLPYIIKVAFIFNSITIAIVAFVFLTGHEFIAVWIGEPKLAPLLALGVFFITFETLTKFTRRIAQGFEDIYLAAIILILDRGGRLFFAIGLILLGYNIIGALIGYIVASAIASLFGLIAIYYKFYTTIPPADAIEEGLTRRILEYNVPLTITGLSGKVDKELDTILVGLFLNPISVSYYVLGKQIISFVQMPATALGFSISPTYGKQKASGELFIAAKMFERSFIYTLLLYVPAAVGILLIAEPTVEIIFGESYTGAVPVLQVFSIFVVLSSITNITDYPLDFLGRAKSRAIAKGIASISNVVLNILLIPTVGVVGAAIATVITHSFYVLVKIFIISSELPLDINRVVPELTKIAFVSISMGVPIWAFSHQITGIFTLTFIVLLGIIIWASLSILTGLIDRKEFRVTLDL, encoded by the coding sequence ATGAGTCTTGCTACGGATCTCGGCACCCGTTTCAAAGCCGAGTTAACAAGTCAGTCAGTTTCCACGATTTCGGGGGCACTCCTAATTTATGGTCTAGCGAGATTATTGGAACCCAACGATTATGGGTTACTTTTTCTTGCCATTTCGGCATTTTCGATAGCAAGCATTTTTAGCAAGTTAGGATTGTCAAAGTCTGCCGCACGATACATAACTGATTATAGAGAGCGAAACCCAGGTCAGTTACCCTATATTATAAAGGTTGCTTTTATATTCAATTCAATCACAATAGCTATCGTCGCCTTTGTATTTCTGACAGGTCATGAATTCATAGCAGTTTGGATAGGTGAGCCAAAATTAGCGCCCTTATTAGCCCTTGGTGTATTTTTCATCACATTCGAAACACTAACAAAGTTTACTCGGCGAATTGCCCAGGGATTTGAAGACATATACTTAGCTGCAATTATACTTATCCTCGATAGAGGTGGAAGGCTATTTTTTGCCATCGGGTTAATTTTACTCGGATACAATATTATAGGGGCACTAATTGGCTATATTGTAGCATCAGCGATCGCTAGTCTATTTGGCTTAATTGCTATATATTACAAATTCTACACAACTATTCCTCCCGCCGATGCTATTGAAGAGGGCCTTACTCGTCGTATTCTTGAGTATAACGTTCCTCTCACAATAACGGGGCTGTCTGGTAAGGTCGATAAAGAGCTGGACACCATTTTGGTGGGTTTGTTCCTGAATCCGATTTCTGTAAGCTACTACGTTTTGGGCAAACAAATTATTAGTTTTGTACAGATGCCCGCCACGGCACTTGGTTTCTCAATTTCACCTACGTATGGTAAGCAGAAAGCATCTGGAGAACTTTTTATAGCGGCTAAGATGTTCGAGAGGTCTTTCATATATACGTTGCTGCTATACGTGCCTGCTGCGGTTGGAATTCTATTAATTGCTGAACCAACTGTGGAGATTATCTTTGGTGAGTCCTATACTGGAGCAGTTCCAGTGTTACAGGTCTTTTCAATTTTCGTTGTTCTTTCATCAATAACAAATATAACCGACTATCCGCTTGATTTTCTTGGTCGGGCTAAATCCCGCGCGATCGCCAAAGGGATCGCTTCTATCAGCAATGTAGTTTTGAATATTTTATTAATACCTACAGTAGGTGTTGTCGGTGCAGCTATAGCTACTGTCATCACCCACTCATTTTATGTGTTGGTAAAGATTTTCATCATCTCTTCAGAATTACCACTGGATATCAATCGAGTGGTTCCAGAACTAACGAAGATTGCATTCGTTTCAATTAGCATGGGGGTTCCTATCTGGGCCTTTTCACATCAAATAACTGGCATATTCACACTGACTTTCATAGTTTTGCTTGGGATTATCATATGGGCATCCCTCTCAATTCTAACAGGATTAATTGATAGAAAGGAATTCAGGGTCACTTTGGACTTATGA
- a CDS encoding CFI-box-CTERM domain-containing protein, whose product MRRRELVAMTLGSWASAVGLRSDDADVPEIVDVRLDATELTNGDTELSLTVRAESKSPVNWLTRRLVGPNGTILGGGYEIPYDEVDDGVWEYTESRTISKWAPDGEYRYENVSVRNEAQEESVEWPDDVGTTIETGYEADEPVLEDVSLRADSLEAEDTELELTLEAESNAPVNWLTRRLIGPERTILGGGYEVPFDHDGGDRWTYAESRTVSKWAPNGSYAYETVSVRNEGHRESDEWPDPIETTIETEYVAEKPVIEDVTIESTTDANGDTRLDLTVRATSNAPVNWLTRRLVGPNGTILGGGYEIPYDEVDDGIWEYTESRTISRHAPTGEYRYESISVRNEGHLESDDWPSEPSVVVGEDDHCFIATAACGTPDHQHVGTLRRFRDETLRGNRPGEAFIRAYYAVSPPIAAWIGKTRIRRSLVRRLIVSPAAKLASAITSPESTADD is encoded by the coding sequence ATGAGACGGCGAGAGCTGGTCGCGATGACGCTGGGAAGTTGGGCGAGCGCGGTCGGTCTTCGTTCGGACGACGCGGACGTTCCGGAGATAGTCGACGTCCGACTCGACGCGACCGAGCTCACAAACGGTGACACGGAACTCTCGCTGACGGTACGGGCCGAATCGAAGTCGCCGGTGAACTGGCTCACCCGGCGGCTGGTCGGTCCGAACGGAACCATCCTCGGTGGCGGCTACGAGATTCCCTACGACGAGGTGGACGACGGCGTCTGGGAGTACACAGAATCGCGGACGATTTCGAAGTGGGCGCCGGACGGAGAGTACCGGTACGAAAACGTGAGCGTTCGCAACGAGGCACAAGAAGAGTCAGTCGAGTGGCCGGACGACGTCGGAACGACGATCGAGACCGGATACGAAGCGGACGAACCGGTCCTCGAAGACGTATCGCTTCGGGCTGACTCGCTCGAGGCGGAAGACACCGAACTCGAACTCACCCTCGAGGCGGAATCGAACGCGCCGGTGAACTGGCTCACCCGCCGGCTGATCGGCCCGGAAAGAACCATCCTGGGCGGCGGTTACGAGGTCCCGTTCGACCACGATGGGGGCGACCGCTGGACGTACGCCGAATCCCGAACGGTCTCGAAGTGGGCGCCGAACGGTTCGTACGCCTACGAGACCGTGAGCGTTCGCAACGAGGGACACAGGGAGTCCGACGAGTGGCCCGACCCGATCGAGACGACGATCGAAACGGAGTACGTCGCCGAGAAGCCGGTCATCGAGGACGTCACGATCGAGTCCACGACCGACGCGAACGGAGACACGAGGCTCGATCTCACCGTCAGGGCGACGTCGAACGCACCGGTGAACTGGCTCACCCGGCGGCTGGTCGGCCCCAACGGAACCATCCTCGGTGGCGGCTACGAGATCCCTTACGACGAGGTGGACGACGGGATCTGGGAGTACACCGAATCCCGAACGATATCGAGACACGCCCCGACGGGCGAGTATCGCTACGAGTCGATCTCCGTGCGCAACGAAGGTCACCTCGAATCGGACGACTGGCCGAGCGAACCGAGCGTCGTCGTCGGGGAGGACGATCACTGTTTCATCGCGACGGCCGCCTGCGGGACGCCCGATCACCAGCACGTGGGCACCCTTCGACGATTCAGAGACGAAACTCTCCGGGGGAATCGACCCGGGGAAGCGTTCATTCGGGCGTATTACGCGGTGAGTCCACCGATCGCCGCCTGGATCGGAAAGACGCGGATCCGACGGAGCCTCGTCCGTCGATTGATTGTCAGCCCGGCGGCGAAACTTGCGTCGGCCATCACCTCGCCCGAATCCACAGCCGACGACTGA
- a CDS encoding GDP-mannose 4,6-dehydratase translates to MRVLVTGGAGFIGGHIADQLTRHGHAVTVLDNFEPYYDLGIKEHNVETARDAAASSDGSYEFVDVSLTEEELVNELVADVDIVYHQAAQAGVRKSVEEPKKVNRYNVDGTINVLDAARKHDIDRVVVASSSSVYGKPEYLPYDEDHPTTPVSPYGVSKLATEQYARVYSEIYDLPTVSLRYFTVYGPRMRPNMAMTNFVSRCIHGKSPIIYGDGSQTRDFTFIDDVRRVNEQLLTDDRADGEILNVGSTDTIDILTLAEVVRDEIDPSLGIKFDKAREGDAEHTHADVSKANEILDYEPTVDIREGVSQFITWYRENQNWYDPLVRSS, encoded by the coding sequence ATGCGCGTCCTCGTTACCGGCGGTGCCGGTTTCATCGGCGGACATATCGCCGACCAGCTGACCAGGCACGGCCATGCCGTGACCGTTCTCGATAACTTCGAACCATACTACGATTTAGGAATTAAGGAACATAATGTCGAAACAGCGCGGGACGCTGCGGCCTCTAGCGACGGATCCTACGAGTTCGTCGACGTCTCGCTCACCGAAGAAGAACTTGTCAACGAACTCGTCGCCGATGTCGACATCGTCTATCATCAAGCAGCCCAGGCCGGCGTCCGCAAAAGCGTCGAGGAGCCCAAGAAGGTCAACCGCTACAACGTCGATGGGACGATCAACGTCCTCGACGCCGCCCGCAAACATGACATCGATCGGGTTGTCGTCGCCTCATCGTCGTCGGTCTACGGCAAGCCCGAATACCTGCCGTACGACGAGGACCACCCCACAACACCCGTCTCACCCTACGGCGTCTCCAAACTGGCCACCGAACAGTATGCACGCGTCTACAGCGAGATCTACGACCTTCCAACGGTCTCGCTGCGTTACTTTACTGTCTACGGTCCACGGATGCGTCCGAATATGGCGATGACGAACTTCGTCTCCCGATGTATACACGGCAAATCGCCGATCATCTATGGTGACGGGTCCCAAACGCGTGATTTTACCTTCATCGACGACGTTCGCCGTGTCAACGAGCAACTCCTGACCGACGATCGCGCTGATGGCGAGATTCTTAATGTGGGTTCAACTGACACTATCGACATTCTGACCCTTGCAGAGGTCGTCCGCGACGAGATAGATCCCTCACTCGGAATCAAATTCGACAAGGCCCGTGAGGGTGACGCCGAGCACACCCACGCCGACGTTTCGAAAGCAAACGAAATACTCGATTATGAGCCCACTGTCGATATTCGTGAAGGCGTCTCGCAGTTCATCACCTGGTATCGCGAAAATCAGAATTGGTACGATCCACTCGTCCGCTCATCGTAG